gggtcaaagttcgaggtgcaccatcttttgatagagcatttaataccacaagttctgtgattggtgataaatgtgagtgtgtcaagtagccttgtgcttgaaacatgtatggtgtacctgtaaaaaaaaaagtactaaaaatttGTGCGTAATTAGGAAAGTCATAGacacactacccgttatctctgaaataagCAACTTAACCTCATTtcttctgatttactttaagggtgaggggtggtagtatttatatccgtggtgtatatgtcgattgatacgttgcctGATATGTTACTAGTGTCGTCTGTGGTTTGATTTCGTGGTATACATCCTAAAGACATATAcgaaacattattaaaaaaaaactatatttaaagcaatatttaaaaacaacaccGCATGTGGACACATTCACGCCATTATGTAAGTAAAAAAGAGCCGGAGGGGAGCGCAGACGAAACGAAAACTTGCTCTTGTTAGTTAGAAGTCCTAGTGCTAAAGTGTCAAACTGGAAATGAAACTATGTTGCTGAATATATTCTGCccaggtttttttattttttaaccccccccccccccccccccccaccccccaatcccCATTTTATTCTAGACTATTTACATCCCTATAAGTATAAATAATTGATATAGGCCTACTCGGCATTATTccattatttaaaatgaaatataactgaATGAAcgtaaatatgtaatattaataattcgCGTTCATACATTGTTGTGTAAGTAAATATAGGTCTGTTTATGCGCAGGAATGGTTGCACGATTGAAATTTGGACAGtttccaataataataaattgagcATTTCCAGCCGTAATACATTAATAAGCTAGTTACCACACCATATGAATTTGTATTGCAGCCACCGGCCGGCACATCCGTTTGGTTAGTTTCTGTGTGCAAATATGTAATTACGTCACTGGCTTTCAAACATTCATTGTCACACTTCGCACGACAAGCGACATTTCGTCCATAAAATATCAGCGGATGTCAAGTCGCCGTAAGCTTTccaatgtcaaatatttgactcTGGaatctgttttttttatttctaggCAAGCATCAGACCAGAAATGGAAAATGGTGAGTAGTCATGTTTAGAATTGTAAAATCCATGCATGCATATCCGAACACACTACTCTTGAAGACATTGAAGAAGCCCATTTATTGTAAAGTGAACGAAAGTATTTAGTGTACACCTTTCAAGAAAATGTGTATGatagaatatataaataattaaaagaataaATATTATGCTTAACTGCAGATTAACAACGCAAAACCACAAAATTAAATGTACTTTGAAATATCTCCCATTTTCTAAAAGAAATTTCTCTCACAAGACGACAGTGGATAGTGTTTTGTAGTTCTTTGTAGCAAACGTTAGGAAAATACAGACACTAAAACACCCCAACATACTGGTTCTGGATGCCCCAGAAACTTGATATATATAGCAAAACAAAGTAGTTCTTAAGtaacaacaatttatttcttattttgaaaacaaatattgtcttcgaaacgtttttaaaaaaaatcaaaaccttCCAACTGGAAAGACAATAATAAGTAACATTTAACAATATACCATTCCTTTGCTGATCATGATTAGTGTAAAAGTAGTTGCATCCCAAAAAGCTGTATTTGTGGacagtgaccaaaaatatagaaatttatctggtcatcatatcttgccactATATATAGcaattgcaggataaaaacaattatttgcatttcaggacattccAACATATCAACCACACATGAACTGACAATTAAACTTTTCGACATTTTTCATCCCTCTGTTCTGAAACTGGTGAACAtcccagggccgtagctaggattttatgtttggagatgggggggggggggggggggggggggggggggggcaactgagtagttaatagtctaaaactcgttttctttaaatttctataatgctttccgaattttttcgAGGGGGGggacaactgcccccccccccttgcccccctgctACCTACGGCTCTGCATCCATGAAATACGAATGCATTTCTATTTGAACTGATGCTTTTCCTTGTCGAAATTTATCAGCAATTAAGAGATGAAGCCTAAAATGCCATTCTCAGGTTACCCATTGGGGAAACCTGTCACGAACAGGCAGAAACGTCTGGATAAGATATTAAAGCCACCTTTCATTGAAATCCACACAGACCTGCCTACACAAACAACGTCTCTGAATCGCCATGCCAAAACTGTCAATAAATTATACTGTAAGTCATGGTAAATAATGGaatcaataatataattaaatgggtTCTGAAGTACTGGTGCTGAAAGGTAGAAACATACATGACAAAAGAGGATcatgtatacattattttttttttttttttttttttttttttaccacaccTTGTAgttctttttgttaatatattatcaCATTTGAGTGTGTATTATACAGAATTCGACCATTCTTATCATTGTCGTTCACTATGTCGTATCTAATCGTATGGCCTTAGGTTACCATACGTTGAGGTGTTGTTAGCCATATATTAGTTTTCTTCTTCTGTCTATccttaaatgtgtgtgtgttttgtgtgtgtgtgtgtgtgtgtgtgttgtctctgtctctatctatctacatgtctctctctctctctctctctctctctctctctctctctctctctcccccccccccccccatcatctctctaaaataattttaaaaaagtttcgTAAATCAAACAAAGCAATAAACCACAAATACCATCACAATTAAAACtcacatcattaaatatatatgattgTCTGATGTGAACAGATTTAAATTTGGATGCTGACGcgaaatgtgttttgtttttctccagAGATTCGGGAAGCGTTCACGATGAACTGCCAGTCGGACAACCGACTCGCTCTCAATGGTCTGGGGAACGTTCTGCGCTCCGTGGGACTCAGCCCGACCGAGATGCAGCTGAGGAAGATAGCGGGGGAGTACGAGCAGCGATGTATGTACTCGTGTATCAGACAGTCATGTTGATGACTTGGAGAATACCCAACGAGCTACGAGGCAATATCGTTTATCCTGTAcgagtgaattgatgttgtcgtccccgagcctttggcgagagAAGGACAACACCAATTCATGAgtgtaagataaacggtattgccgagtagcgagttgggtattctatttattacccattttcaatatttataattttgtcgGAGATTTTCGAACGAtattgttgttgaaaataagtttgcaagttgagaacaatAGGCAGCGTTGCGTCATAGCTGTGACGTACGTATCACTGATGACGGAAGTTAGTTGTTAACATGACTTGCACTATggctatagtgaagcactggttATGACGTCAAAACATGCCCTTAGGGAAAGATCTTTTTTCATTCCTTACTTCTCTCTgccccgacgccatataaccgtaaatcaaatgtgttgagtgcgtcgttaactgaACCATTCCCATATTGGTAATAATGATGGCTTACGTAACGTACGTTATAGATGTACAAAAAGTCCTTGTGCGCAAGAATACATGACATtacggtcgagtggtatgtttaTTGCACATAAAAGAGTGCAATAGATATAAAGGGGGAAGAGGCCGTGTATGACGTTCTATATGTGtggcatatttttattatcttcATTTTAAGGCATAATTTATAGTCACTCCGTGTCATAAAatgaaataagaaaacaaaacaaaaccccccaaaaactaACCAAACTTAACtcgacaaacaaaataaaagaaaacaccacCATCCCCACAATGTGCACCGCTATtaagttaataataaatatggttttgtttaatgacaccactaagtagagtatttcctaaaaatgtattaaaatatgcttaattttaagaaaaatttcATCAGCTAAAGACTAAATgatgtagccattttgtatacaaattttCAATTGTCTAATTTGCCAATGGATAGGGTGAGCAGTGAAAgcatatcaataaaatatattgattaattcatcaacgACAATTggatatttgttaatatttcataaattacatttttccatcggCAACAGtggtattttatatatgcacattccaaaaaataggacagcacacaccacggcctttaatattcCAAGCACAGGACCCAAGTTGTGACTGGAGATGTTACTAACATACTGGCAATTGTTTTCTTGTGTGAAGTCTGCTAGACTGGTCCGTATACAAAATGTCGTCCAGGGAGACGTTTACACATACACGGACAGCCATTGGCGTGTTTAATGGTGCTGGACCGTCACGAAATGTCGTTCAGGGAGACGTTTACACATACACGGACAGCCATTGGCGTGTTTAATGGTGCTGGACCGTCACGAAATGTCGTCCAGGGAGACGTTTACACATACACGGACAGCCATTGGCGTGTTTAATGGTGCTGGACCGTCACGAAATGTCGTCCAGGGAGACGTTTACACATACACGGACAGCCATTGGCGTGTTTAATGGTGCTGGACCGTCACGAAATGTCGTCCAGGGAGACgtttacacatacacagacagccATTGGCGTGTTTAATGGTGCTGGACCGTCACGAAATTACACTCTAATACGTCCAGGGAGACgtttacacatacacagacagccATTGGCGTGTTTAATGGTGCTGGACCGTCACGAAATGTCGTCCAGGGAGACgtttacacatacacagacagccATTGGCGTGTTTAATGGTGCTGGACCGTCACGAAATTACACTCTAATACGTCCAGGGAGACgtttacacatacacagacagccATTGGCGTGTTTAATGGTGCTGGACCGTCACGAAATGTCGTCCAGGGAGACGTTTACACATACACGGACAGCCATTGGCGTGTTTAATGGTGCTGGACCGTCACGAAATGTCGTCCAGGGAGACGTTTACACATACACGGACAGCCATTGGCGTGTTTAATGGTGCTGGACCGTCACGAAATGTCGTCCAGGGAGACGTTTACACATACACGGACAGCCATTGGCGTGTTTAATGGTGCTGGACCGTCACGAAATGTCGTCCCAGGGAGACGTTTACACATACACGGACAGCCATTGGCGTGTTTAATGGTGCTGGACCGTCACGAAATGTCGTCCAGGGAGACGTTTACACATACACGGACAGCCATTGGCGTGTTTAATGGTGCTGGACCGTCACGAAATGTCGTCCAGGGAGACGTTTACACATACACGGACAGCCATTGTAAAGCAGTGTTTAATGGTGCTGGACCGTCACGAAATGTCGTCCAGGGAGACGTTTACACATACACGGACAGCCATTGGCGTGTTTAATGGTGCTGGACCGTCACGAAATGTCGTCTAGGGAGACGTTTACACATACACGGACAGCCATTGGCGTGTTTAATGGTGCTGGACCGTCACGAAATGTCGTCCAGGGAGACGTTTACACATACACGGACAGCCATTGGCGTGTTTAATGGTGCTGGACCGTCACGGCAGACTGTGTTAAAGAAATGTCGTCCAGGGAGACGTTTACACATACACGGACAGCCATTGGCGTGTTTAATGGTGCTGGACCGTCACGAAATGTCGTTCAGGGAGACGTTTACACATACACGGACAGCCATTGGCGTGTTTAATGGTGCTGGACCGTCACGAAATTACACTCTAATACGTCTGTGCctatcatttaaatttattgtcTCACAAATTATCAAAGGCGTTAAGCATTGTGGTCAAGAAATAACGTATCTAAGAAGAGAATCGACATGATAATCTGTGTTTGCTACTTGAACCACCATTACTGCCTAATCATGACCTTTTTAGAAACATATTTGCTTAATCATCATATCATTATTCATTCgaaacattgtgtatatattagtCTACTCAACGTTCGCTAGGAATATACCACATATATCGGGCCCGCGGGAACGGGTGGAGGTGCGAGGACGAAAatgaaagttgttttttttgtcatacattatataaataaaggcaAAATTATGGCTAGTGtctcctatatatatatatatatatatatatatatatatatatatatattgtgccaCACTCTTaggatatcgttcctacggtcCTGTATTTGTCATGCTAAACAATTTATGCACATCTTAAATTCGTTTCTGATCATTAAAATTATGTGGTTTGGATGTTCCATACATCATCATGTCAtccactgaacacaataaatgcaATTGCTTTATTTGACATGGTTTTTCCATAAATATCCTTAGCGATAGTTAAATACAGGGattgacaaatccactagcccttgatcctggctagtgaatgtttggtctcGGCTAGTAGAAATTATAAACTGATTTACTATAATACACATGATACCAGCCAAACCTTTGTGAGAGCTGGTGACTTTCTCAGACATTTGTCAAACCCCGGAGTAGAATATCATTACACCGTAGTCTACATATTCGTTAATTTGACGTCTGGGTTTTTACTTCTAGCAATGCAGTCCCTTGAATATTATTACACCGTAGTCTACATAGTGGTTCATTTGACGTCTTTGTTTTTACTTCTAGCAATGTAGCCGAATATTATTACACCGTAGTCTACATAGTGGTTCATTTGACGTCTTTGTTTTTACTTCTAGCAATGTAGCCGAATATTATTACACCGTAGTCTACATATTGGTTCATTTGACGTCTGTGTTTTTACGTCTAGCAATGTAGCCGAATATTATTACACCGTAGTCTACATAGTGGTTCATTTGACGTCTTTGTTTTTACTTCTAGCAATGTAGCCGAATATTATTACACCGTAGTCTACATATTGGTTCATTTGACGTCTTTGTTTTTACGTCTAGCAATGTAGCCGAATATTATTACACCGTAGTCTACATAGTGGTTCATTTGACGTCTTTGTTTTTACTTCTAGCAATGTAGCCGAATATTATTACACCGTAGTCTACATAGTTGTTCATTTGACGTCTTTGTTTTTACTTCTAGCAATGTAGCCGAATATTATTACACCGTAGTCTACATATTGGTTCATTTGACGTCTGTGTTTTTACTTCTAGCAATGTAGCCGAATATTATTACACCGTAGTCTACATAGTTGTTCATTTGACGTCTTTGTTTTTACTTCTAGCAATGTAGCCGAATATTATTACACCGTAGTCTACATATTGGTTCATTTGACGTCTGTGTTTTTACTTCTAGTAATGCAGTCCCTTGACGAATATTATTACACCGTAGTCTACATATTGGTTCATTTGACGtctgttgtttttctttctagCCATGAAAACCCTAGACGTGACTGAAGTGTTGAAGATCGTTGCTAAGTACGGTTTCCAGCCCGAGGCGACAGAAGACCTCCGGGA
This DNA window, taken from Gigantopelta aegis isolate Gae_Host chromosome 4, Gae_host_genome, whole genome shotgun sequence, encodes the following:
- the LOC121371606 gene encoding calmodulin-like isoform X1, with protein sequence MASIRPEMENEIREAFTMNCQSDNRLALNGLGNVLRSVGLSPTEMQLRKIAGEYEQRSMKTLDVTEVLKIVAKYGFQPEATEDLREALRIFDKDGNGYINVGEFRHVLVSLGEKLADEEVDELMRELNMTGDGQFSYDDLINVIKSLN
- the LOC121371606 gene encoding calmodulin-like isoform X2, encoding MENEIREAFTMNCQSDNRLALNGLGNVLRSVGLSPTEMQLRKIAGEYEQRSMKTLDVTEVLKIVAKYGFQPEATEDLREALRIFDKDGNGYINVGEFRHVLVSLGEKLADEEVDELMRELNMTGDGQFSYDDLINVIKSLN